The Nilaparvata lugens isolate BPH unplaced genomic scaffold, ASM1435652v1 scaffold5114, whole genome shotgun sequence genomic sequence TCAAGAGGCGCACAAACATTGGGTGACTACAGAAGGTTGTGGCTGCAGTTGACGGACATCACAACAATTTTCAGCGACTTGATGAGCTACAAAATGACTCACTCAATATTCGTGAACGTTATTTTCGTGATAGTAACAAGCTATCACCTGGCTCTGTCAGCTCTATCGCGAGGTGTGAGGGGCAGTGCAGGCGACATCTATCTCTATTTTTTCTGCAGTCTGTACACAGCGGCGCACGTGATGCTTGCGTGCGAGAGTGGACACAGACTGGCTCAAAGTCTAGGCAAGAAGTTTGTGGACAGAGCAACTCGTCGCAGGTTGCAGCATCTCTCGTTTGCCGAGCGGAAAGAGTTCTGTGTGTTCATGGGCATAGTGAGACGTCGGTCGCCGAGTGTTATACTCAACGGTTTCCTGACGATCGACCGCAGGCTGATCGTTCTTGTTGTCTCCGGGTGTCTCACTTATCTCATCATTCTCGTACAGTTCAAAGTGGGGATGTCGGAGACCCATAGGGTACAAAACAGCAATATCAGTCTCTCGAGGtagaatttgtatttttgaaaataatttgagcATTGTGTATCAGAATTCTTATTTGGTATTCTGGAATGTAATTAGTTGTATACTAAGTCTATCATACTACTGTACATCATAAATTGCTACCATTGCTGATCCAAGTTGATGGTTTAAAAGTAAGACAATTTCAATGTAAGACAATGTtttttattctctattattgttATACTTTCAAGTGTATTATTGGTTGTGGCGTTATTGAGGATAATGAGCTTCATTTGCTACAATAAAAACTTCATTCAACTTATACACTATTGCTTTTCATAGTCCAATCGTCCACATAATgatccaataatattattgaaaaaatattataacaatcaAATAGTTTAGAAAATAGATTTTAGTATCcgatatttacaaaatatatttgaacattattattattattatatcaagcaCACGTTA encodes the following:
- the LOC111054861 gene encoding uncharacterized protein LOC111054861 produces the protein MRNNKAATKRVTSLPHIIHVLDIYYKTAYDYHEKLRHCIYFEPIEVVLFVWSLLGRLPIRRDSTGDYIVPIVLRVYSFLVGSIVVVIGSISLRNLVKSLLNGESVYEEPTSVIGDYNYTLFWICQILTLESRVSRGAQTLGDYRRLWLQLTDITTIFSDLMSYKMTHSIFVNVIFVIVTSYHLALSALSRGVRGSAGDIYLYFFCSLYTAAHVMLACESGHRLAQSLGKKFVDRATRRRLQHLSFAERKEFCVFMGIVRRRSPSVILNGFLTIDRRLIVLVVSGCLTYLIILVQFKVGMSETHRVQNSNISLSR